A region of the Candidatus Eisenbacteria bacterium genome:
GGCGTGATGATGATCCCGACCCAGAGCAACGTGAAGCCGTTCGCTCAGGCGGGCTTGGGTCTCTACAACCTGTCGGCCAAGCTGAGCAGCCCGATGGGTGACGATGACACCTCCGAGTCCAAGCTGGGCTTCAACTTCGGCGGCGGAATGGACTTCGCCGGCACCGGCAACACGCGTTGGGGCGTCTCGGGTGCGTACCACATCGTTCCGGCCGAGGAAGATCTCGGCTCGGACGTGAACTTCTTCTCGGTGGGTCTCAACTTCAAGTGGGGCCTCTCCTCGGGCAACTGACGCACGCGAAGGACCGCACGCAAAGCAGCACGGCCCGGCCGGGGTTCCCGGCCGGGCCGATTTGATTGACGGTCCTAGGGGCTCAGTACACGAAGGCGTGAGGGACGACGGTCGGATTGCCGTGACGCTCGCCGATGTGGACCAGCGTCGGCTTCGAGGCCGTCGTCGTTCGCGGGCACGACGCCGCGCAGCCGCCGCTGCTGCCGGTCTGTGAGCGATCACGCACCAGCGTATCCGACGCCACAGCGATCGCCGCCAGGAACAGAGTCAGGAACAAGAGGGCGGACAGGAAAGGACGACGCATGGGAGCCTCCATGAGCGACCAGCTTGAGTCATCCCGGCGGTCGCGGGATTGTCCGGCCGCCGTCATCCACGCGTGTCAGCCGCTTGCAAAGAGCAGCCAGTGGGCGAGCAGTGCGCGAAAATCTCAGAACGAGACTTTGGGCGGAGGGATGGCCTGGCGCCGCTCGAAGTCGTAGAGCGTCCCGCGCCGCAGGTCGTAATAGGCCGACCAATAGGAGCGAAGCGCGTCGAGGTATCCGCGCCGGGCGCTCTCCTTCTCGTTCAACGCGATGTTGACCGAGTTCAGGTCCCCTTCACCGCCGAGGTAGCGCTCCCGCAGCTTCCGGTAGCGCCGGTCCGCGATCGAGTCGGCGCGAAACGACAGGTGCAGCTGCTTCGATTGGATCTGGAATTGGGTCACCTTGAAGAAGATGTCGCGTTCGAAGTCGATCTGCGCCTGCTCGACGTCGCGTTTCGTGACCTCGCGCTGGGATTCGGCGACCGCGACGCGCGCCCGGCTGCGCCCCCAGTCGATGATCGGAAACGACAGCGAGAAGAGCGCCTGCTGGTCCGTGCGCTGCTCGCGATAGAGATTCGAGAAGTCGTCGGTGGTGTTGGAGAGGCCGTAGCTCGCATGCAGCCAGGTGCTGCCTCCCTGGGAACGGGCCTGGGCCACCGAGCGGTCGGCCTCGATCAGCCGGCGTGACCAGGCCATGGCCGTGGGCCGGTTGCGGCGCGCTTCCGCGATCGCGGTCGGCAGGTCCACCGTGGGCTCCGGCACGTCGGTCGCGGGGACGAGCTCGAAGGAGCGGTGGTCCCCGACGCCCAGATAGTTTCCGAGCCGCTGCTGCCGGCTCTCGTGGTCCACACGTGCGCGCGTGAGGCGAAGATCGGAGTTCAGGTTGGTGAGCTCCGCCTGGAGCATGTCGTTCTCGGGCACCTTGCCGGCGTCGAAGCGCCTGCGCACGACCGCCACCAGCGTCTCGGCCCGTGCGCGCTCCGTGAGCGCATCACGCAATGAAGCTTGCGACGAAAGCAGGTCGAAGAAGTAACCGATGGTCGTTGCCGAGACGGTCTCCAGGTCCTCGACCGCCATTTGCCGCGCTTCGGCGAAACGCTTGGGCTCGATGCGCAATCCCCACTTGTACGAGTTGTAGGCGAACAACTGTTGATCGTAGGCGAGCTGGATCGGGGTCGCGGAGTACGCGCTCGGTCCGGCGCCCT
Encoded here:
- a CDS encoding TolC family protein is translated as MAIPVAGAQPVRLTLRQALDMARGQSPSAMTALHRYRASYWQYVTFKADYRPSFDLSSTPVQWERTIELQTLPDGTDAFVPRSQANSSGTLALSKVVTLTGGRISLRSSLERTREIEGAGPSAYSATPIQLAYDQQLFAYNSYKWGLRIEPKRFAEARQMAVEDLETVSATTIGYFFDLLSSQASLRDALTERARAETLVAVVRRRFDAGKVPENDMLQAELTNLNSDLRLTRARVDHESRQQRLGNYLGVGDHRSFELVPATDVPEPTVDLPTAIAEARRNRPTAMAWSRRLIEADRSVAQARSQGGSTWLHASYGLSNTTDDFSNLYREQRTDQQALFSLSFPIIDWGRSRARVAVAESQREVTKRDVEQAQIDFERDIFFKVTQFQIQSKQLHLSFRADSIADRRYRKLRERYLGGEGDLNSVNIALNEKESARRGYLDALRSYWSAYYDLRRGTLYDFERRQAIPPPKVSF